One Gimesia aquarii DNA segment encodes these proteins:
- a CDS encoding GNAT family N-acetyltransferase, with translation MPDVVPHIRRAQPQECTTISALGIRSKSHWNYSSQMMATFRSELTLLAEDIQKRRVYVVTIDNTIVGYYSLREIDSKAIELEHLFVDPDYLKRGYGSQMFHHAMEVIKSKGFSRLVIQSDPNASGFYEKLGIPLVKKISSSIPGRSIPCFEKILQTD, from the coding sequence ATGCCAGATGTAGTTCCCCATATTCGACGCGCTCAACCACAAGAATGTACAACGATCAGCGCCTTAGGCATACGATCTAAATCCCACTGGAATTATTCGTCACAAATGATGGCAACGTTTCGCAGCGAACTTACCCTGTTAGCCGAAGATATCCAGAAGCGACGCGTTTATGTGGTAACAATCGACAATACTATTGTTGGCTACTATTCACTGCGTGAGATCGACTCGAAAGCCATTGAGCTCGAACACTTGTTCGTCGACCCTGATTACTTGAAACGTGGTTATGGTTCGCAGATGTTTCATCACGCGATGGAGGTAATTAAATCCAAGGGGTTTTCTCGCTTAGTGATTCAAAGTGATCCTAACGCTTCCGGTTTTTACGAAAAATTGGGTATTCCATTGGTGAAAAAAATTTCTTCAAGCATACCAGGCCGCTCGATTCCTTGTTTTGAAAAGATCCTCCAGACAGATTAA
- a CDS encoding DUF1501 domain-containing protein produces MLNIFDQSASKFCNQISRRNFIKVGALGLGGLSLPQVLKAEKQSGKSSSHKSIIMIYLPGGPPHQDMYDLKTDAPAEVRGEFKAISTNVPDIRICEHLPRLARIADQCVFVNSLVGSVGQHASFQCMTGHNSVNQPAGGWPELGSALSHLKGNPRAISPAYVNLSPRMQHTPYNFGKNSFLGMAHTPFNPNGEMKGDMTLNGITLDRLHDRKSLLNSFDQFRRDADSSGVMQGLDSFNEQAFGVLTSGGLVDALDLSKEDPAVRERYGTGTEKKQGDAAPRLNEQFLLARRLVEAGARVVTLSYSFWDWHSRNFKRAKENFPDFDQAMTALIEDLHQRGMAEDTTVIAWGEFGRTPMINKQGGRDHWPRVCNALLAGGGMKTGQVIGTTDRLGGEAKDRPVHFQEVFATLYHNMGIDVQQLTLPDHAGRPQYLVDSGYLPLAEVI; encoded by the coding sequence ATGCTGAATATTTTTGATCAGTCTGCCAGCAAATTCTGTAATCAAATATCGCGTCGGAATTTCATTAAAGTAGGGGCACTTGGTCTGGGCGGTCTTAGCTTGCCTCAGGTACTCAAAGCTGAGAAGCAGTCGGGCAAAAGCAGCTCTCACAAATCCATCATCATGATCTATCTGCCAGGTGGGCCGCCGCATCAGGATATGTATGATCTCAAAACGGATGCACCTGCTGAAGTGCGTGGCGAATTCAAAGCTATTTCGACCAATGTACCTGACATTCGCATTTGTGAACATCTTCCCAGGCTGGCCCGGATTGCGGACCAATGTGTGTTTGTGAATTCGCTCGTCGGTTCGGTAGGTCAGCACGCATCGTTCCAATGTATGACCGGACACAACTCGGTCAACCAACCCGCGGGCGGTTGGCCTGAATTGGGGTCCGCGTTGTCACACTTGAAAGGGAATCCTCGGGCGATTTCACCCGCTTATGTCAATCTTTCGCCTCGGATGCAGCACACTCCTTACAACTTTGGGAAGAATAGTTTCCTGGGCATGGCTCACACCCCCTTCAATCCGAACGGCGAAATGAAAGGCGACATGACACTCAACGGCATTACATTAGATCGTTTGCATGACCGGAAAAGTCTGCTAAATAGTTTTGATCAGTTTCGGCGTGATGCCGACAGTAGCGGGGTGATGCAGGGGCTTGATTCGTTCAACGAGCAGGCTTTCGGTGTTCTCACTTCAGGAGGCCTGGTTGATGCGCTCGATCTTTCGAAAGAAGACCCGGCAGTTCGTGAACGCTACGGTACAGGAACGGAAAAAAAGCAAGGGGACGCCGCACCACGACTGAACGAACAATTTCTTCTTGCGCGGCGTCTTGTCGAAGCCGGGGCGCGCGTTGTGACTCTGAGTTACAGTTTCTGGGACTGGCATAGTCGTAACTTCAAACGGGCGAAAGAAAATTTTCCTGACTTCGATCAGGCCATGACCGCCCTCATCGAGGACTTGCACCAACGTGGCATGGCTGAAGACACGACAGTCATCGCCTGGGGCGAGTTTGGACGTACTCCCATGATTAACAAACAGGGGGGCCGTGATCACTGGCCGCGCGTTTGCAATGCGTTGCTCGCCGGTGGTGGGATGAAAACAGGTCAGGTCATTGGCACCACAGATCGCCTGGGTGGCGAAGCGAAAGATCGTCCCGTACATTTTCAGGAAGTCTTCGCGACACTCTATCACAATATGGGAATCGACGTGCAGCAATTAACATTACCTGATCACGCCGGGCGACCTCAATATCTGGTCGACAGCGGTTATCTACCGCTGGCCGAAGTCATTTGA
- a CDS encoding bifunctional SulP family inorganic anion transporter/carbonic anhydrase: MNRQKLKRETVGHDVKASLVLFLVTLPLCLGIALASNAPLVSGIISGIVGGIVVGVLSHSHSSVTGPAFGLTVIVAAQIAHFGSFEAFLLVVIIAGLVQVAIGLCRAGFIAMFIPTIVVKAFLTAIGVILILNQLPHLLGHDTNPEGKVSFVQTDSQKLFSELLMLFEGQWHLGAAMIGLLSIMLLILWEQISFLKRSSIPAPLIVVILGTALSQFFERLGGDWSIQTSHLVQVPVANGLQGFQQFLVFPDFSLWSNPQIYTAALLIAMVSSLETLFSLEAADRIDPQQRQSPPNRELFAQGIGNIVAGMFGGLPVASTIVRSSVNINASGQTKLSTILNGFLLFSCFLLVPQILNLIPLSCIAGILLIAGFKLASPTLIKKTYREGPYQFAPYIITVIAIVFIDVVVGLLIGIVISTIFILYNNMKRPLSRIWEKHIGGKVMKIELANQICFLNRAVIKQALQEIPRGSFALIDGRNTFYIDPDVLSMLREFESTTAPARGINLSLRGFSEKYQLNYQLKNEIQYVDYSARDLQEQLTPQKVLSLLREGNERFRTGSILRRDLKQQLNTTINTHPPLAVVLSCIDPRASVELIFDLDLGDAFSVRISGNAITPEVLASLEYGCVIEGAPLLVIMGHTRCGAISATIDSICSNSPANNNCDCAHLKQVVDKIAQSLNPGYCHASQISSDRDRYEFVDAVSHQNVLLSVESVLQSSKAIRERVHSGKLAIVGAMYDTTTGCINFLEEHRRINGSPRNNSKSRFQR, from the coding sequence ATGAATCGGCAAAAGCTGAAGCGAGAAACAGTAGGCCATGATGTAAAAGCTAGTCTGGTTCTGTTTCTGGTAACCTTACCCCTTTGCTTAGGAATCGCGCTGGCCTCGAATGCCCCTCTCGTTTCAGGAATCATTTCGGGAATTGTGGGTGGTATCGTAGTGGGGGTGCTTAGTCATTCACACTCAAGTGTAACTGGGCCAGCATTTGGCTTAACCGTTATCGTGGCGGCACAGATCGCTCATTTTGGCTCGTTTGAAGCCTTTTTGCTGGTGGTCATTATTGCCGGTCTGGTTCAGGTAGCTATTGGCCTTTGCCGGGCAGGATTTATTGCAATGTTTATCCCCACGATTGTGGTAAAAGCGTTTTTGACGGCAATCGGTGTGATTCTCATACTGAATCAACTTCCACATCTTCTTGGGCATGATACTAATCCAGAAGGCAAAGTATCTTTTGTGCAGACTGACAGTCAAAAACTATTTTCAGAGTTGCTCATGCTGTTTGAGGGACAATGGCATCTGGGTGCAGCAATGATTGGATTGCTCTCAATCATGCTTTTAATTTTATGGGAGCAAATATCTTTTTTGAAACGTTCATCCATCCCAGCACCATTGATCGTAGTTATTCTAGGAACCGCGCTGAGTCAGTTTTTTGAACGCCTTGGAGGCGACTGGTCCATACAAACATCGCATCTGGTTCAGGTTCCGGTAGCGAACGGCCTCCAAGGATTCCAGCAATTTCTCGTATTTCCGGATTTCTCGCTATGGTCTAACCCGCAAATCTATACGGCAGCTTTATTGATTGCCATGGTCAGTTCATTGGAAACGCTGTTCAGCCTGGAAGCAGCAGACCGAATTGATCCACAGCAGAGACAATCGCCTCCTAATCGTGAACTCTTTGCGCAGGGAATCGGCAATATCGTTGCCGGCATGTTTGGAGGACTTCCAGTTGCTTCTACTATTGTTCGCAGTTCAGTTAATATCAATGCAAGTGGGCAAACAAAGCTTTCAACAATATTAAATGGTTTTCTGTTATTCAGCTGTTTCTTGCTGGTGCCCCAAATATTGAATCTGATTCCACTTTCCTGCATAGCAGGGATTCTGCTGATTGCCGGCTTTAAACTTGCCAGTCCAACCTTGATAAAAAAAACATACCGTGAGGGACCGTATCAGTTCGCGCCTTATATCATTACGGTAATAGCCATTGTTTTTATAGATGTCGTGGTAGGTCTCTTAATTGGCATCGTTATCAGCACCATTTTCATTTTGTATAACAATATGAAACGCCCACTCTCTCGCATTTGGGAAAAGCACATCGGTGGCAAAGTTATGAAAATTGAACTTGCCAACCAAATCTGTTTTCTTAATCGTGCTGTGATCAAGCAGGCATTACAGGAAATCCCAAGAGGTAGTTTTGCTCTGATCGACGGCCGTAACACTTTCTACATTGATCCAGATGTTCTCAGCATGTTACGTGAATTCGAAAGTACCACGGCTCCTGCTCGTGGTATCAACTTAAGTCTTCGTGGGTTTAGCGAGAAATATCAACTGAATTATCAATTGAAGAATGAAATACAGTATGTCGATTACTCGGCACGAGACCTACAAGAACAACTCACACCGCAGAAGGTTTTGAGTCTACTTCGTGAAGGGAATGAGAGGTTTCGTACAGGCTCAATACTCAGACGTGATCTGAAACAGCAGCTTAATACCACAATCAATACCCACCCTCCATTAGCTGTGGTACTCAGCTGTATTGATCCTCGTGCCTCGGTTGAGTTAATTTTTGACCTCGATTTGGGCGATGCATTCAGTGTTCGAATTTCAGGAAACGCAATAACTCCCGAGGTTCTGGCAAGCCTTGAATATGGTTGTGTTATTGAGGGTGCTCCGTTGCTTGTCATAATGGGACACACACGGTGCGGAGCGATTAGTGCGACAATTGATAGTATCTGTTCAAATAGTCCAGCGAACAACAATTGTGACTGTGCACATCTCAAACAAGTTGTTGACAAAATCGCACAGTCGCTCAACCCAGGTTATTGTCATGCTTCCCAAATCTCATCAGACAGAGATCGATACGAATTCGTTGATGCGGTCAGTCACCAAAATGTGCTGCTATCCGTAGAATCTGTACTGCAATCAAGTAAGGCAATCAGAGAACGAGTCCATTCAGGAAAACTAGCGATCGTCGGTGCAATGTATGATACGACTACAGGCTGTATCAATTTTTTAGAAGAACACCGCCGTATCAATGGCTCTCCACGTAATAATTCCAAGTCAAGATTTCAGAGATAG
- a CDS encoding sigma-54-dependent transcriptional regulator, with the protein MARLLIIDDEPNLLYSLQKTLQSEELEIITAETGCAGIDLVKEFQPDAVILDVRLPDMSGLDVFNEIRGIDTKLPVIIFTAHSTTETAIEATKRGAYEYLLKPVQFDQLQDIINRAIKISRMSHFPTTFGEVDYDSTTDTIIGRSPAMQKVYKAIGRAAPQDVAVLIQGESGTGKEMVAKAIYHHSQRKDGPFMAINCASIPDSLLESELFGHERGAYTGADRQRIGKYEQVDGGTLFLDEIGDMSPSTQAKVLRLLQDGSFERVGSNETIRADVRIISATNRDLDEMVESGEFRQDLYYRLNVFSIELPPLRKRIEDIPALVEHFIKTAGNHVVNSVRGISDDALAALIQHDWPGNVRELQSVIKHCLIQTVGELITRESLPSSCLNNLVNEAEKANSELTSKSLSEIHQHVEELLSSGEEDLHRKVHAGIDRILLPSVLNYVDGSQVQAAQILGIARSTLRSRIEDLGISIEKRIRTEEE; encoded by the coding sequence GTGGCAAGGCTACTCATTATTGATGATGAACCAAATCTACTTTACTCGTTGCAGAAGACTTTACAGAGTGAAGAGCTTGAAATCATCACTGCAGAAACAGGTTGTGCTGGAATTGATTTAGTTAAAGAATTCCAGCCAGATGCCGTCATTTTGGATGTTCGTCTGCCTGATATGTCGGGGCTCGATGTTTTTAATGAAATTCGAGGAATTGATACCAAGTTACCAGTAATCATATTCACAGCACACTCTACAACTGAGACTGCTATTGAAGCTACAAAACGCGGAGCGTATGAATATTTACTCAAGCCAGTTCAATTCGATCAGCTACAGGATATTATTAATCGTGCCATCAAAATCAGTCGCATGAGCCATTTTCCAACCACCTTTGGCGAAGTTGATTATGATTCAACTACAGATACCATCATCGGTCGCTCACCAGCGATGCAAAAAGTGTATAAAGCAATTGGACGCGCAGCTCCCCAAGATGTCGCTGTGCTCATTCAAGGAGAAAGTGGAACAGGAAAAGAAATGGTAGCCAAGGCAATCTATCACCATAGCCAGCGCAAAGATGGGCCTTTTATGGCTATCAATTGTGCATCGATTCCAGATTCATTATTAGAAAGCGAACTATTTGGCCATGAACGCGGCGCATACACTGGTGCGGATCGGCAACGTATAGGAAAGTATGAGCAAGTCGATGGTGGGACGCTGTTTCTAGATGAAATCGGAGACATGTCTCCCTCCACACAAGCTAAAGTCTTACGGTTGCTTCAAGATGGAAGCTTTGAGCGTGTTGGTAGCAATGAAACAATACGAGCTGATGTGCGAATCATCTCTGCGACCAATCGTGATCTTGATGAGATGGTTGAATCAGGCGAGTTTCGCCAGGATCTCTACTATCGATTAAATGTGTTCTCAATCGAATTACCTCCGCTCAGGAAACGGATTGAAGATATACCTGCTCTGGTCGAACATTTTATTAAAACGGCAGGTAATCACGTTGTGAACTCCGTTCGCGGGATAAGTGATGATGCTTTAGCAGCGCTGATTCAACATGATTGGCCTGGAAATGTGCGAGAACTTCAAAGTGTCATTAAACATTGTCTCATACAAACTGTGGGAGAATTAATCACACGAGAAAGTCTCCCCTCAAGCTGCTTGAATAACCTGGTAAATGAGGCTGAGAAGGCAAATAGTGAATTGACTTCTAAGTCTCTTTCAGAGATCCATCAGCATGTTGAAGAACTTCTATCATCCGGTGAAGAGGATCTGCACCGAAAAGTACATGCCGGAATCGATCGTATACTACTCCCGAGTGTTCTAAATTACGTTGATGGTAGCCAGGTTCAAGCGGCACAGATCCTGGGTATTGCACGAAGCACATTACGTAGTAGGATCGAAGATTTGGGAATTAGTATTGAAAAGCGAATACGCACTGAAGAAGAGTAA
- a CDS encoding DinB family protein, whose translation MSQDENISHAVKQQLIDYFEYLANRIERLTRVLPPEKFWINPFPFGNSIGHIIVHLTGSVRHFIGVRCAGIEYERDRDGEFNDKSGRNVDEVLSQFQEAIDMVIQTLHYPEKIDLGAPVTFGGEPVRNQFGLFLVSAAHMNNHVGQIVYLLHAHGIHLDDQSW comes from the coding sequence ATGTCTCAAGATGAAAATATTTCACATGCTGTGAAGCAGCAGCTCATAGATTACTTCGAGTATCTCGCAAACCGCATCGAACGCTTAACGAGAGTGCTTCCGCCTGAGAAATTCTGGATCAATCCATTTCCATTTGGTAATAGTATCGGTCACATCATCGTACATCTCACCGGGAGTGTCCGCCACTTCATTGGAGTTCGCTGTGCGGGAATCGAATACGAACGCGATCGTGATGGAGAATTTAACGATAAGTCAGGAAGAAACGTTGACGAAGTTTTGTCGCAATTTCAAGAGGCAATTGACATGGTTATTCAGACGCTTCACTATCCGGAAAAGATTGATTTAGGTGCACCTGTCACATTTGGCGGAGAACCAGTCAGAAACCAATTTGGACTTTTCCTCGTTTCCGCAGCACATATGAATAATCATGTCGGTCAAATTGTCTATCTGCTACATGCACATGGAATTCATCTAGATGATCAATCATGGTGA
- a CDS encoding sensor histidine kinase, whose protein sequence is MKFRTTIRIAAPIICISLLLLIVGVSGAWYVQRLQRQTSKVLNQNVASIRAAEELNLYLLQVRFELNQFLIEGKYHRIGHAKEIKPKINEWLSKASELANSSEEQESLAAIREGLMRLFAKLNQLSQSSDSQELRKEVEFLVEEELSKNILPSATNYLNINEQKLEASNRENQEFADRLVLALLLLGTCGAIAGLVTGYGVASTISRSIVKLSLPLKDVAGQLNEVVGPVTMSANPEIEDLENALNTVSDEVASVIQQLQDRQSEVIRADQLAALGQLSAGLAHELRNPLMCMTVLVQSALTDQTRTLDESDLHVLNDEMQRLDRLLQEFLNFARPAKMEFSRIDLRKLAEQTADFLLAKATQVGIEIKVITTNAPVNVLADDKQLRQLILNLLLNSIDATFTQGTIELDLSIDPHDERYCLLIIRDEGNGLGPEALNRAFEPFFSTKNEGLGMGLVTCKRIVEAHQGELTIANGLEKGAIITVRLPIMTNDRISVGEDRPELDKLITNGK, encoded by the coding sequence TTGAAATTCAGGACAACTATCCGAATCGCAGCTCCTATTATTTGCATCAGTTTGCTACTGCTGATTGTTGGTGTGTCGGGAGCATGGTACGTACAGAGATTACAGCGACAAACTTCTAAAGTCTTGAACCAGAATGTTGCCAGCATTCGTGCGGCAGAAGAACTGAATTTGTATTTATTGCAGGTCCGTTTTGAATTAAATCAATTTCTGATCGAGGGTAAATACCACAGAATAGGTCACGCTAAGGAAATAAAACCTAAAATCAACGAATGGCTTAGCAAAGCTAGTGAGTTGGCAAATTCGTCTGAAGAACAGGAATCACTTGCAGCAATCAGAGAGGGTCTGATGCGACTATTCGCGAAATTGAACCAACTCTCTCAATCATCTGATTCACAAGAGCTTAGAAAAGAGGTCGAATTTCTTGTTGAAGAAGAGTTGTCAAAGAATATCTTGCCTTCTGCAACAAATTATCTCAATATTAATGAGCAAAAGTTGGAAGCAAGCAATCGTGAAAATCAAGAGTTTGCTGATCGTCTAGTCCTGGCACTACTTCTATTAGGAACATGTGGTGCCATTGCCGGGCTGGTTACCGGCTATGGCGTGGCAAGTACTATCAGTCGATCCATTGTAAAACTCAGTTTGCCATTGAAGGATGTTGCAGGCCAATTGAACGAAGTTGTTGGACCAGTGACTATGTCCGCCAATCCGGAGATCGAAGATCTTGAAAATGCACTTAATACTGTATCTGATGAAGTTGCATCAGTAATTCAGCAATTGCAAGACCGGCAGAGTGAAGTGATTCGTGCTGATCAATTAGCAGCCTTGGGTCAGCTGTCAGCTGGCTTGGCGCACGAACTGAGAAATCCTTTGATGTGTATGACGGTACTCGTGCAATCGGCATTAACTGATCAAACTCGAACATTGGATGAGAGTGACCTGCACGTACTCAACGATGAAATGCAGAGACTCGATCGACTCCTACAAGAGTTTCTAAACTTTGCGCGTCCTGCAAAAATGGAATTTTCAAGAATTGACCTCCGTAAACTTGCAGAACAAACAGCCGACTTTCTGCTGGCAAAAGCGACTCAGGTCGGCATTGAGATCAAAGTAATCACTACGAATGCTCCTGTTAACGTTCTGGCCGATGACAAACAATTACGGCAACTGATTCTCAATCTGTTACTCAATTCAATTGATGCTACCTTCACGCAAGGTACTATCGAATTGGATTTATCAATCGATCCTCATGATGAACGATACTGTCTGCTCATCATACGAGATGAAGGAAACGGTTTAGGACCGGAAGCACTCAATCGCGCGTTTGAGCCGTTTTTTAGTACCAAGAATGAGGGACTCGGAATGGGGCTCGTTACTTGTAAACGAATTGTTGAAGCACACCAGGGAGAGCTGACTATTGCTAATGGACTCGAGAAAGGGGCAATTATAACTGTTCGTTTACCTATAATGACTAATGATAGAATCTCCGTAGGAGAGGATCGACCCGAACTTGATAAATTGATTACGAATGGAAAATGA
- a CDS encoding GAF domain-containing protein, with protein sequence MTETESISNLDEPSKDMLANLFSGLTEQVLQGESLDAVLNSIYESFQPVLPFNRIGCALLDETGELVVSRWCRSDSNVMLGKNFSAPLKGSSLQFVLEQKRPRILNNLEEYLQKHPHSESTRLIVNEGIRSSFTFPLTVEGHSVGFLFFSSIEIDAYSEAHLALFNEIAGLLSLAILTASQRDRFARSNSKYLYLLNRLVRSVCPRSEHVVQLVCDLAQILSPEHIKDCETAAILIEARDIISTNDDQEHRAITDLINKICNLETVSTIINHYDKQSDLVPLIKGNIRNESLALAANLIRIVRQYKFLENVHSSNHLPLEHLRREPETFASFIIDELERAIVESVSDTTRRVMIKELVDGMIFKEHVVASDGAILVSSNHIVDKHTRRRLKNFGNYGIRVMEPLVVSCEPNNSNKSKTRGAKIDHERLCTTAR encoded by the coding sequence ATGACTGAAACTGAATCAATATCTAATTTAGATGAACCTTCAAAAGATATGCTCGCAAACTTGTTTTCCGGGTTAACAGAACAAGTCTTGCAAGGGGAATCGCTGGATGCAGTGTTGAATTCCATTTACGAAAGTTTCCAGCCTGTATTGCCATTCAATCGAATTGGTTGTGCTCTGCTCGACGAAACGGGAGAACTCGTCGTTTCACGTTGGTGCCGCTCCGATAGTAACGTGATGCTCGGCAAAAATTTTAGTGCTCCACTCAAAGGATCTTCACTTCAATTTGTTTTGGAGCAGAAACGGCCTAGAATACTAAATAATCTTGAAGAGTACCTTCAAAAACACCCCCACTCTGAATCAACACGTTTGATAGTAAATGAAGGTATTCGGTCTTCGTTCACATTTCCACTGACTGTCGAAGGACATAGTGTTGGGTTCTTGTTTTTTTCGAGTATCGAGATTGATGCATACTCCGAAGCCCACCTTGCGTTGTTCAATGAAATCGCTGGCTTGCTTTCACTGGCAATTCTCACCGCTTCACAGCGGGACCGGTTTGCCAGGTCAAATAGCAAATATCTCTATTTACTCAATCGACTTGTCAGATCTGTCTGTCCACGCTCGGAACATGTTGTCCAGTTAGTTTGCGATTTAGCACAAATACTAAGTCCTGAACATATCAAAGACTGTGAAACGGCAGCCATACTGATTGAAGCTCGTGATATCATTTCCACAAATGATGACCAAGAACACAGGGCAATCACAGATCTCATTAATAAGATCTGTAATTTGGAAACGGTTTCCACGATAATCAATCATTACGACAAGCAGAGTGACCTTGTGCCCTTAATCAAAGGCAATATTCGAAACGAGTCACTCGCACTTGCCGCAAATCTAATCAGAATCGTACGTCAATACAAATTTCTCGAAAATGTCCACTCCTCGAATCATTTGCCCCTGGAGCACTTGCGTAGAGAACCAGAGACATTTGCTTCCTTCATTATCGATGAACTGGAACGAGCTATCGTTGAGTCTGTCAGTGATACTACCCGACGTGTCATGATTAAAGAGCTAGTAGATGGCATGATCTTTAAAGAGCATGTCGTTGCTTCAGATGGTGCCATTCTCGTTTCATCGAATCATATCGTTGACAAACACACCAGACGACGCCTGAAGAATTTCGGCAACTATGGTATTCGAGTAATGGAACCCTTGGTAGTAAGCTGCGAACCAAACAATTCTAATAAGAGCAAGACGCGCGGAGCTAAAATCGACCACGAAAGGTTGTGTACTACGGCGCGTTGA